From the genome of Parasteatoda tepidariorum isolate YZ-2023 chromosome X1, CAS_Ptep_4.0, whole genome shotgun sequence, one region includes:
- the LOC107453955 gene encoding uncharacterized protein → MLIGAEAFFEIMRAGDINIPGTEIVLRNSVFGFIFTGAICTNSQDKAKDFCGLISQSTNTLEQTLRKFWEVEECLSSKELNYMSLEDNLCELHYQNTHKRDDTGRYIVQMPIKDLHKLGESKHLAEQKLNQLWRRLSKNDTMRSHYIKFMQEYLDMGHMEPVEAEDDQDPEDKSNYPHCYLQHHGVYRPEKSTTPLRVVFNASAPTSTGVSLNDLQMKGQVNEDIFDILVRFRKHHIVFTTDIQKMFRQILVEPSQRNLLRLLWKTSEYQPCKTYRLKTVTYGTTSAPFLATRTILQAAKDESERFPLAAEVLERDSYMDDVVSGVDNVLTAVRLKSELSGLLRSCGMELHKWRSNAVELDESTDVVEHRFTDTDETTKTLGVIWNARTDEFRFQLTSLKGQETNTKRDVLSVIARKDKCVRVCSVKTKRGIFKRPITKLAILPVPVEV, encoded by the exons ATGCTCATAGGAGCGgaagcattttttgaaattatgaggGCAGGCGATATTAACATACCAGGTACTGAAATAGTTTTGAGAAATTCTGTTTTTGGGTTTATCTTTACGGGAGCAATATGTACAAATAGTCAGGATAAAGCTAAAGACTTCTGTGGGTTAATCAGCCAATCTACTAACACTTTAGAGCAAACCCTGAGAAAGTTTTGGGAAGTTGAGGAGTGCTTAAGCTCAAAAGAGCTCAATTACATGAGCCTAGAAGATAATTTATGCGAGCTGCATTATCAAAATACGCACAAGAGAGACGACACTGGTAGATACATAGTTCAAATGCCAATCAAAGATCTCCATAAGCTGGGAGAATCCAAACATTTAGCAGAGCAAAAACTTAATCAGCTTTGGAGACGGCTTTCTAAAAATGACACTATGAGGAgtcattatattaaattcatgCAAGAATACCTAGACATGGGTCACATGGAGCCCGTAGAAGCAGAGGATGATCAAGATCCAGAGGATAAAAGCAATTATCCTCACTGCTATCTGCAGCATCATGGAGTCTACCGCCCTGAAAAGTCTACAACTCCTCTCAGAGTAGTCTTCAACGCCTCTGCACCTACTTCAACTGGTGTAAGCTTAAATGATCTACAAATGAAAGGACAGGTAAACGAGGACATTTTTGACATTTTGGTGCGTTTCCGTAAACATCACATTGTGTTCACGACagatattcaaaaaatgttccGTCAAATATTAGTTGAGCCTTCCCAAAGAAACCTTCTTCGCCTCCTTTGGAAAACAAGCGAGTATCAACCTTGCAAAACGTACCGATTGAAAACCGTAACATACGGCACAACTTCAGCTCCTTTTTTGGCCACTCGAACAATCCTCCAGGCAGCCAAAGATGAGTCTGAAAGATTTCCTCTTGCGGCCGAGGTTCTCGAGAGGGATAGTTACATGGATGATGTGGTCAGTGGAGTGGACAACGTACTTACAGCTGTGCGTCTTAAATCTGAGTTGTCTGGTCTTCTAAGATCTTGTGGCATGGAGTTACATAAGTGGAGATCCAATGCAGTTGAGTTAGACGAGTCAACTGATGTCGTAGAGCACAGATTTACCGACACTGACGAGACTACAAAAACGTTGGGTGTCATCTGGAATGCCAGAACAGATGAATTCCGGTTTCAACTCACTTCGTTAAAAGGGCAAGAAACCAATACAAAGAGAGATGTGCTTAGCGTCATAGCAC GAAAAGACAAATGTGTTAGAGTTTGCAGTGTGAAAACCAAACGTGGTATTTTCAAACGTCCTATCACTAAGCTAGCCATTTTACCAGTACCAGTTGAAGTTTGA